GGTTTCCTGCGTCGGGCCCTCCAGGCAGGCGCTTCGGGGTTCGTCGTGAAGGACACCCCGGCTGCCGAGCTCGCCGACGCCGTACGCCGGGTGCACGCCGGACTGCGCGTGGTCGACCCCGCCCTGGCGACCGACAGCCTGGTCGCGGGGGAGTCGCCCCTGACCGCGCGCGAGACCGAGGTGCTGCGCGCTGCGCGCGACGGCTCCGCGGTGGCGGCGATCGCGTCCCGGTTGTTCCTCTCCGAGGGGACGGTGCGCAACCACCTGTCTGCGGCGATCGGGAAGACCGGCGCTGCGAACCGTGCCGAGGCCGTGATCACCGCGGACAACAACGGCTGGCTCTGACGGCCCCACTCGGTACGCTCCACCCGTGACGACCTGGGACGACCTGTACGACGACGCGGACCGCGCGCGTCTGGTCGACGAGCCCGTCAAACGCGTGGCCGCGCCGGTCCGCACCCCGTTCGAGCGCGACCGTGCCCGCGTCGTGCACTCGGCGTCGCTGCGCCGGCTCGCGGCGAAGACGCAGGTGCTCGGACCGCAGGCCGACGACTTCGTGCGCAACCGGCTCACGCACAGCCTCGAGGTCGCCCAGGTGGCTCGGGACATCGCCTACCCGCTGGGCTGCCATCCCGACCTCGCCGAGACCGCGGCGCTCGCGCACGACCTCGGCCACCCGCCGTTCGGGCACAACGGCGAGGAAGCCCTGGACCGCCTCGCCCAGGACTGCGGCGGTTTCGAGGGCAACGCCCAGACCCTGCGGATCCTGACCCGGCTCGAGGCCAAGTCGGTCGACGCCGAGGGGCGTTCGATCGGTCTGAACCTGACGCGCGCGACCCTGGACGCCTGCACCAAGTACCCGTGGCCGCGCCCCGAGGCGGGAGGCAAGTTCGGCGCGTACGCCGACGACCTCCCCGTGTTCACCTGGATGCGCACCGGCGCCGCCGTACGCCGTCGGTGCCTGGAGGCGCAGGTGATGGACTTCGCCGACGACGTCGCCTACTCGGTGCACGACTTCGAGGACGGCATCGTCGGCGGACACATCGACGCCGCGGTGCTCGACGCCCCGGACGAGCTGAGCGGCGTGTGGGAGACCGTGCGCGACTGGTACCTGCCGGACGTCGAGGACGACCGGCTCGACGCCGCGCTCAAGCGGCTGCGCACCGTGCGCACCTGGTCACCCACCGAGTACGACGGCAGCCGGCGCGCGCTGTCCGGCCTGAAGAACCTGACCAGCGACCTCATCGGCGTCTTCTGCGGGAGCGTGCACACGGCCACCCGCAACCGGTACGGCGAGGGTCCGTTGGTGCGCTACGACGCGGACCTCGTGGTGCCGGCGGAGACCGCCGAGGAGATCGCGGTGCTCAAGGGCATCGCCGCGCACTACGTGATGCGCTCACCCGCACGGGTGGCGCTGATGGAGCGGCAGCGGGCGCTCGTCGAGGAGCTGTTCGCCGTGCTGGTCTCCTCCGAGGGCACCTTGCTGGACGCCACCCTGCGCCCCGACTACGACGAGGCCGACGACGACGCCGCCCGGAGGCGGGTCGTCGTCGACCAGATCGCGTCGCTCACCGACGGCAGTGCCGTCGCGTGGCACGAGCGGTTGTGCCGGTCCTCGGGCTGATCAGATCCTGACCGCGAACGGGTCGACGCCCGGTGCGGTCGCGGCGGTGGCCCCGTGCGGGCGCAGGTCGCCGGTCTGCTCGATGCCGGGCTCCGGCGTGACCTTGTGCACGACGGCCTCGGCCAGGGCGACACCCTGGTCGTGGGCGAAGTGCGCGGCCTCGTGGGCCTTCTCCTGGACGGTCGGGTTGTCCTTGACCTTCAGGAAGAGCGACCGGATCTGCTCGTAGCGTTCCTTGCCGGCCTTCGCCCCCAGCACGTAGCCAGCGGTGAACGCGGTCAGGACCAGTGCTTTCTTCACCATGTCAGCCTCCTCAGCGGACCAGGCGACGCACGATCGCCAGGACCACCACGACACCGAGGGCACCGAGCAGGAAACCCTTCTTCGGGCGACCCTGGTCGTCGGTGGCCTGGTCGAGGAGCTGCGAGGCACCGGCCTCGGCCTTCGCCCTGATCTCGTCGGTGTCGATGTTGGACGTGATCTTCTCGACCTTGTCCGTCAGAGCAGTGGTGTCGATCTTGTCGCCGAGCTTCTCGGCGACCGCCCCCACGGACTCGGACAGACGATCCCGCTGCTCGGCGATCTGCGCGCCGAGGTCGGCGGTCTGCGTGCGACTCATGCGTGACTCCCATCGTCGGTTGAGGGACACATACCCATTTCACGCGCGGGACACACACCACGACCGATCAGAGCGACCGATTCAGAGCCCCAGCCGGGCTCGCGCCTGGTCGACGGCGAACTTGGCCTCGGCCAGTCCGAGGTTGGTCCGCTCGCGCCACGCCTTGATCGCGCCGATCTCGTTGCCGGCCTGCAGGCAGGCGAGTACCTCCGGGTCGTGCTCGGGACCACCCGCGGGGGCGGACGGCACGGCAGGGACGGGTGCCGACGTGCCGGTCAGGGCGGCGACCTGGGCCTCGAGCGCGGCCACGCGTTGCTGGAGATCCTGAACTGCGAGACGGACGTCGACTTCGTTCATGTGCCCGACTCTAGGACCGCGTCCGAGAGGTGAACAGAGCGCTAGGAGGAGTGTCCGCCCGCCGACGTAGACTCACCGCCGTGGCGGGCCGCATCAACGAAGAAGACATCGCGAAGGTGCGCGAGACCGCGCGCATCGACGACGTCATCGGCACCTACGTCACCCTCCGGAACGCCGGCGGCGGCAACATGAAGGGGCTGTGCCCGTTCCACGACGAGAAGTCACCGTCGTTCAATGTGACACCAAGCCGGGGTATGTACCATTGCTTCGGTTGCGGAGCAGGCGGCGACGTCATCAAGTTCGTCATGGAGATGGACGGGCTGGGCTTCTCCGAGACCGTCGAGCGGCTGGCCGAGAAGGTCGGCATCGCGCTCCGGTACGAGGAGGGCACCGGACCGTCCCGCAGCAGCGGCGGCCCGCAGCGGCCCCGGCTCGTCGAGGCGCACAAGATCGCCGCCGCCTACTACGCCGACCAGCTCGCCACTCCCGAGGCGATGACCGCGCGGCAGTTCCTCGACACCCGCGGGTTCGACAAGGACGCAGCGGCGCACTTCGGCGTCGGGTTCTCCCCGCGCGGGGGCAGCGACCTGACCAAGCACCTCAAGCAGCTCGGGTTCAGCGACGCCGAGCTGGTCACCGCCGGCCTTGCCGGCGACAACAACCGCGGCCTCTACGACAGGTTCCGCGGCCGCCTGATGTGGCCGATCCGCGACTCCAGCGGTGACGTGATCGGGTTCGGCGCCCGACGCATCTTCGACGACGACCGGATCGAGGCCAAGTACCTCAACACCTCCGAGACGCCGATCTACAAGAAGAGCCAGGTCCTCTACGGGATCGATCTGGCCCGGCGCGAGATCGCCACGGCCAGCCAGGCCGTCATCGTCGAGGGCTACACCGACGTGATGGCTGCGCACCTGGCCGGCGTGAAGACGGCCGTCGCCACCTGCGGTACGGCGTTCGGCGACGACCACGCGCGGGTGATCCGGCGACTGCTGCAGGACCACGACGAGTTCCGCGGCGAGGTGATCTTCACCTTCGACGGCGATGCGGCCGGTCAGAAGGCGGCCATGCGGGCGTTCGAGGGTGACCAGAACTTCGCCGGACAGACCTACGTCGCGGTGGCCGCCGCGGGCCTCGACCCGTGCGACCTCCGGCTCCAGCACGGCGACGCGGCCGTCCGTGACCTGGTCGCCAGCCGGGTGCCGCTGTACCGGTTCGTGCTGGGCAACGTCGTCCAGCGCTACGACCTCGACCGGGCCGACGGACGGATCGACGCCCTGCGCGAGGCAGCCAAGCTGGTCACCGCGATCCGCGACCGCTCCAAGGTCGACGCCTTCGCCCGGGAGCTCGCCGGCATGCTCGGTATCGACCCGAACGACGTCCAGCGCGAGGTCCGGCGCGCCGCGAGTCGCGGCAACGACACCGCCTCCGGCGGACGGGCCGCTCCTGCGCCGGCGCCGGCGGAGTCCCTCGGCATGCCCGATCCGCGCGACCCGCGTTTCCTGCTGGAGCGCGAGACCCTCAAGCTCGTCGTCCAGTACCCGCAGGTGATCGCCGCCGTCCTCAAGGAGGTCGGCCCGGAGGACTTCACCCACCCGGCGTACCGAGCGGTGTGGGCCGTGGTGACTCTCGCCGGAGGGCCGCCGACGGTCGAGGACGCCAGCTGGGGCGCACGACTGCAGGCGAACTCGGTCGACGAGCGGGTGCACTCCCTCCTCACCGCCCTCAGCGTCGAGCCGATCCGGACCGCCAAGGCGCCGGACGCGGCGTACGCCTCGGTGCACGCGAACCGGCTCCGCGAGGTGACGGTGATGCGGCAGATCGCCGACCTGAAGTCCAAGCTCCAGCGCACGAACCCGATCGACGACCAGCTCGAGTACAACCGGATGTTCGGCGATCTCGTAGCGCTCGAGCAGCACCGCCGGATGCTGCGCGAAGCCGCCCTGGACGCGACGTGAGGTTCTTCTACCGGGCCGAGAAGGCGCCTGCCGCCGTCGTGGAGGCCGCGTCGCTCGCTCGCGGCGAGAAGGTGCTCGCCTTCGCCCGCGACACCCGCGCCGGGGACGGTCAGCGCTGGTTGCTGGGGACGCGGTTCGCACTCCACCTCGTCACGCCGGGGGAGGAGTCCGTCCGGATCGGCTGGGAGTCGGTGCAGGCTGCGGACTGGTCCCAGGACGAGGAGACCCTGACGCTCAGCGAGGTCGGCGAGTTCGGCTCGCCCCGGGCGGCGTACGTGTTCGGTCTCGACGACCCGGTGCTGCTGCTGCAGCTGATCCGGGAGCGGGTGACCGCCAGCGTCGTGCTCCAGCGCGGGTACCTGATCGAGGGCAAGAGGGGCTTCAAGGTGATCGGTCGGCGGTCGCCGGCGGGCGGTGAGATCGCGTGGATGCACGAGTACGACGCCGGGATCGACCCCGAGCGGGCCGACGTCCAGAAGGCTGCCCAAGAGGCCCTGGTGCGCGCACGGGCGGACGTCGGGGAGTAGACCGGGAGCCGATTAGCCGACTGCCCGACCCCCTTGCTAATCTTTCCCGGCACGATCCCCTGTAGCTCAATTGGCAGAGCATTCGACTGTTAATCGGAGGGTTGTTGGTTCGAGTCCAACCGGGGGAGCCAGCAGCGAAGGCCCGCACCTCGTGGTGCGGGTCTTTGTCTTTCCCCAGGGGGACCTGGGGTAGAACAGACCCCATGCCCTCCCGCCGCCCTGCCGCCCTGCTCGCCGTCCTCGCCCTGACCCTCGGTCTCGGTCTGTCCGCGTGCGGCGGTGACGACGACCCGAAGTCCAAGGCCGGTGCCAAGCCGTCCTCGACCGCGCTGCCCTCGGCCACCGGACCCGGAACGACCCCGTCGGTGAACTTCGCCACCGGGCAGGACTTCTTCGAGGCGCTGGCGTCCAACGACCCCGACCAGCTCACCGCGGTCGAGGACCTGGTCGCACCGCAGTCGGACGCCGCCGGTTACGTGAGGGCGCTGATCGCATCCCTGAGCAGTGCGGCCGAGAAGCCTGCTGCCCTGGAGCTCAGGACCCCGGAGCCCGGTGTCTACCGACTCTGCTCCACGACGGGAGCCGGGTGCAGCAAGGTCACCGCCGTCGTCCTGACCGACGGCAAGGTCAGCAGCTTCAAGCTGGACGGCAAGGCTGTCAGCAAGAAGTCCGTCGCCCGGTCGGAGTAGCTCAGGCCCCGGGGCAGTCGTTCTTCGCCGGTTTGCCGGCGAACCGGTCCGCCAACCACTGCGCCGGGTCACCGGCGTTCATCACGGCGTGGGTCCCCTCAGGGTCGAGGTGCGCCTCGATCACGTCGCCCTGCTGGCACGCGCGGGCCAGCGCCCGGGTCGTCCAGACCGGGTCGATGAAGGTGTCCTTCTCGCCGTACGCGACGAACATCGGGGCGCTCGTCGGCTTCCGCGGCAGCGCCCACCCCTCCAGCGCCTTGCGGAGGAGCGCGGCGGCCTCGGGGCTGTCGGGTGCCAGGTCGGCGTTGCTCACCTCGGCCTGTGCGTCCTGCCGCCTGCCGCCGTCGTCCTTGACCCCCGCGCAGGTGGACAACGTGTCCCAGTACGTCTTCGCCGCACCGCGTCGGTAGTGGTCGAGGTCGAGGTCCGGGTGCTGGCGCTCCAGGCTCGCGAGCAACCACTGCAACGTCGGCCGCTGGTCGGCGGTCAGGGTGCCGGCCACGGCCTTGTCGACCAGACCCGTCACGTCCGCTGCCGGAGCCAGGGCGATCACGCCGACCAGGTCGAGCTCGGGAGCGTAGGAGCCGGCCTCCTCGTTGGCCGCCCAGACGGCACCCCCGCCCTGGGAGCCGCCGAAGGCTGCCCAGGTCGTCGAGATCCCGGGGAAGGTTGCTCGCGCGGCGCGAACCGAGTCGATGACGTTCAGGCCGGCGGTGGGGGAGTCGAGGTAGGCGTGCACGCCTGGTTCGCCGAGGCCCTGGTAGTCGGTCATCGTGACGGCGACCCCGAGACGCACCAGCTTGATCACCAGCTGCGCCTGCTCGGCGAGGTCCGGGCTGCTCGAGGGCGCACAGCTGTTCAGGATGCCGGTCGACCCGTGACCGAGGGCGACCACGTGCCACCCTCCGGCAGGCGCGTCGCGGTCGGGGACGAACACGGTGCCGGAGACGACGGTGTCCTTGCCGGTGCTGGCGTCGGTCGAGCGGTAGGAGACCCGGGCGGCCCTGATCCCCGCGCGGATCACCGACCGGTCGAGCTGCGGCATGGTCTCGGCACGCACCAGCGACCCCGGCGTCGTACCGCCGAGGTCGGCTCCCTTGATGGTCCGGATGTCGCCGCTGGCGCCGCAGGCCTGCAGCGCGGTCACCAGGACCACGACGAGGGCAGCGGAGCCTGCGGTCCGGCGGAACATGGCGGAGACCTCCGAGGTCGGGAACGTGCGCACGGAGAATCTAGCCGCCCGGCCTCGTGTGTCCCGAAACACGGCGAGAGGCCCTTCTCCGCGGGCTTCTCGAATAGGTAGGTTGCGCCGCCGCCCACTACCCTTGGTCGGTGACCGAGACTTCCACCATCACGTTCGACGACCTCGGTCTTGACCCCAAAGTGCTCAAGGCCATCAAGGACGTCGGCTACGAGACCCCCTCGCCGATCCAGGCCGAGGCCATCCCACCACTGCTCGACGGCGGTCACGTCGTCGGTCTCGCGCAGACCGGAACCGGCAAGACCGCAGCGTTCGCGCTGCCGATCCTGTCCCGGATCGACCTGAGCCAGAAGACCCCGCAGGTCCTCGTCCTCGCGCCCACCCGTGAGCTCGCGCTCCAGGTCTCCGAGGCGTTCGAGAAGTACGCGAGCAACATCCGCGGCCTGCACGTCCTCCCCGTGTACGGCGGTCAGGGCTACGGCGTCCAGCTCTCCGCGCTGCGTCGCGGCGTCCACGTCGTCGTCGGTACGCCGGGCCGCGTCATGGACCACATCGAGAAGGGCACCCTCGACCTCTCCGAGCTGCGGTTCGTCGTGCTCGACGAGGCCGACGAGATGCTCAACATGGGCTTCGCCGAGGACGTCGAGTCGATCTTGTCCGACACCCCGGACGACAAGCAGGTCGCGTTGTTCTCCGCGACGATGCCCTCGCAGATCAAGCGGATCGTCAAGCGGCACGCCCCGGACGCGACCGAGATCAAGGTCAAGGCGACCTCGACGACGGCCGCGAACGTCGAGCAGCGCTTCCTCAAGGTCGCTCACCCGCAGAAGGTCGACGCTCTTACGCGCATCCTCGAGGTCGAGAACTTCGACGGCATGATCATCTTCGTCCGCACCAAGCACGCCACCGAGGAGCTCGCCGAGAAGCTCCGGGCCCGCGGGTTCTCGGCCGCCGCGATCAACGGTGACGTCGCCCAGGTGCAGCGCGAGCGGACCGTGGACCAGCTGCGCAACGCCAAGCTGGACATCCTGGTCGCAACCGACGTCGCGGCCCGTGGTCTCGACGTCCCGCGGATCAGCCACGTCATCAACCACGACATCCCCACCGACACCGAGTCCTACGTCCACCGCATCGGCCGCACCGGTCGCGCCGGCCGCTCGGGTGTCGCGATCTCCTTCGTCACTCCGCGCGAGAACCACCTGCTGCGCGCGATCGAGAAGACGAACAAGACCACCCTGACCGAGATGCGGCTGCCGTCGGTCTCCGACGTGAACGCCTTCCGGGTCTCGAAGTTCAACGACGCCATCGGTCAGGCGATGAGCGACCCGCAGCTCGCGCTGTTCCGTGAGCTGATCGAGGACTACGAGCGCAACAACGACGTACCCGCGCTCGACATCGCCGCCGCGATCGCGGTGCTCTCCCAGGACGGCCAGCCGCTGCTGCTCGAGGAGATGCCCGAGCCGCTGCGGGTGCCGCACAAGGAGCGTTCCAAGGACCGCGCGCCGCGTTCCGGCGAGCGCCGCGGGTTCGCCAGCTACCGGCTCGAGGTCGGCAAGCGGCACCACGTCGAGCCCCGCCAGATCGTTGGTGCACTGGCCAACGAGGGCGGTCTGTCCCGCGAGGACTTCGGCAAGATCGACATCAAGCCGGCCTTCTCCATCGTGGAGCTCCCGGTCGATCTCGACCCCGCGGTCCTGGACAAGCTGTCGGGCACCCGCATCTCGGGGGTGCTGATCAACATCAAGCCGGACAAGTTCGACCGAGGTCACAAGCGCGGGCACACCGGTCCGACCGGCAGCCCGAACAAGAAGTGGAACGCCACCGGCGGCGATTCCTACGCGGGCGCCAAGAAGCCGCGGCACAAGAAGCGGGACAAGTAGCCCCGCCCACGGGTTGGTCCAGGAGGTTGCGCCGCAAACCTCTCGAGTCCATGCTCCGTGCATGCGTCGACTCACCTCCCTGCTGATCGGGCTGCTCGCCGTCGGCTTCCTGACAGCTCCCGCGCAGGCCGCGGACAAGCCCCTCCCGGTGCCGTACTCGTTCCTCCCGAACGCACTCTTCGGCGGCGTCCCCGGTTCCGACGCCCCCGGCACCAACGACTTCGGCTGCAAGCCCTCGGCGGCGCACCCCAACCCGGTCGTCCTGGTGCACGGCACGGCCGGCAACCGCAGCACGAACTGGCAGACCTACGGGCCGCTGCTGAAGAACAACGGCTACTGCGTGTTCTCGCTGACCTACGGCTCGACGCTGCCGCTGCCGTACCCGGGCGCGCTGGGCGGGTTCGGCGACATGCGCACCAGTGCGGGTGAGCTCCAGGTCTTCGTCGACAAGGTGCTGGCCAGCACCGGCGCGCGCGAGGTCGACCTGATCGGGCACTCCCAGGGCACCCTGATGCCGAACTACTACGTGAAGTACCTCGGCGGCGCCGCCAAGGTCGACAAGTACATCTCGTTGGCCCCGGTCTGGAACGGCACCCGGCTCGCTGACCCGATCACGCTGCTGCGCTCGGTGTTCCTGTTCACCGCCGAGCAGACCCCGGTGTGCGTGGCCTGCGCCCAGTTCGCGACGGGCACCGAGTTCATGGCGCAGATCCAGGCCGGCGGTACGGCGGCCGCAGGCGTGCGGTACACGAACATCATGACCAAGTACGACGAGCTCGTCGTTCCCTATACCAGTGGGGCGCAGCCGGGGATGACGAACATCGTGCTCCAGGACCGTTGCGCGCAGGACTACAGCGAGCATTTCGAGATCGCGTCGGACAGAAATGCCAGTGTTCTCGTGCTCAACGCGCTGGACCCGGCCCATCCGCGCACGCTCACGTGCTCCGTCGTCCTGCCCTTCGTCGGTGGGATCTGAGTCCGTCAAGCGGTCTATGACACGCATCGTGGGTGTTTGACACGCTCTCAGGCTGCTCTTAGGTTTCGTCGTGGGTGAGGGCCTACAGCGCG
The DNA window shown above is from Marmoricola sp. OAE513 and carries:
- a CDS encoding response regulator transcription factor; this encodes MSIRILLADDQALVRGALSALLDLEPDLEVVAEVGSGDAVLDAVREHRPDVALLDVEMPGMDGIAAAALVRAEFPDVRVLIVTTFGRPGFLRRALQAGASGFVVKDTPAAELADAVRRVHAGLRVVDPALATDSLVAGESPLTARETEVLRAARDGSAVAAIASRLFLSEGTVRNHLSAAIGKTGAANRAEAVITADNNGWL
- a CDS encoding deoxyguanosinetriphosphate triphosphohydrolase, with translation MTTWDDLYDDADRARLVDEPVKRVAAPVRTPFERDRARVVHSASLRRLAAKTQVLGPQADDFVRNRLTHSLEVAQVARDIAYPLGCHPDLAETAALAHDLGHPPFGHNGEEALDRLAQDCGGFEGNAQTLRILTRLEAKSVDAEGRSIGLNLTRATLDACTKYPWPRPEAGGKFGAYADDLPVFTWMRTGAAVRRRCLEAQVMDFADDVAYSVHDFEDGIVGGHIDAAVLDAPDELSGVWETVRDWYLPDVEDDRLDAALKRLRTVRTWSPTEYDGSRRALSGLKNLTSDLIGVFCGSVHTATRNRYGEGPLVRYDADLVVPAETAEEIAVLKGIAAHYVMRSPARVALMERQRALVEELFAVLVSSEGTLLDATLRPDYDEADDDAARRRVVVDQIASLTDGSAVAWHERLCRSSG
- the dnaG gene encoding DNA primase — translated: MAGRINEEDIAKVRETARIDDVIGTYVTLRNAGGGNMKGLCPFHDEKSPSFNVTPSRGMYHCFGCGAGGDVIKFVMEMDGLGFSETVERLAEKVGIALRYEEGTGPSRSSGGPQRPRLVEAHKIAAAYYADQLATPEAMTARQFLDTRGFDKDAAAHFGVGFSPRGGSDLTKHLKQLGFSDAELVTAGLAGDNNRGLYDRFRGRLMWPIRDSSGDVIGFGARRIFDDDRIEAKYLNTSETPIYKKSQVLYGIDLARREIATASQAVIVEGYTDVMAAHLAGVKTAVATCGTAFGDDHARVIRRLLQDHDEFRGEVIFTFDGDAAGQKAAMRAFEGDQNFAGQTYVAVAAAGLDPCDLRLQHGDAAVRDLVASRVPLYRFVLGNVVQRYDLDRADGRIDALREAAKLVTAIRDRSKVDAFARELAGMLGIDPNDVQREVRRAASRGNDTASGGRAAPAPAPAESLGMPDPRDPRFLLERETLKLVVQYPQVIAAVLKEVGPEDFTHPAYRAVWAVVTLAGGPPTVEDASWGARLQANSVDERVHSLLTALSVEPIRTAKAPDAAYASVHANRLREVTVMRQIADLKSKLQRTNPIDDQLEYNRMFGDLVALEQHRRMLREAALDAT
- a CDS encoding lipase family protein; this encodes MRTFPTSEVSAMFRRTAGSAALVVVLVTALQACGASGDIRTIKGADLGGTTPGSLVRAETMPQLDRSVIRAGIRAARVSYRSTDASTGKDTVVSGTVFVPDRDAPAGGWHVVALGHGSTGILNSCAPSSSPDLAEQAQLVIKLVRLGVAVTMTDYQGLGEPGVHAYLDSPTAGLNVIDSVRAARATFPGISTTWAAFGGSQGGGAVWAANEEAGSYAPELDLVGVIALAPAADVTGLVDKAVAGTLTADQRPTLQWLLASLERQHPDLDLDHYRRGAAKTYWDTLSTCAGVKDDGGRRQDAQAEVSNADLAPDSPEAAALLRKALEGWALPRKPTSAPMFVAYGEKDTFIDPVWTTRALARACQQGDVIEAHLDPEGTHAVMNAGDPAQWLADRFAGKPAKNDCPGA
- a CDS encoding DEAD/DEAH box helicase, coding for MTETSTITFDDLGLDPKVLKAIKDVGYETPSPIQAEAIPPLLDGGHVVGLAQTGTGKTAAFALPILSRIDLSQKTPQVLVLAPTRELALQVSEAFEKYASNIRGLHVLPVYGGQGYGVQLSALRRGVHVVVGTPGRVMDHIEKGTLDLSELRFVVLDEADEMLNMGFAEDVESILSDTPDDKQVALFSATMPSQIKRIVKRHAPDATEIKVKATSTTAANVEQRFLKVAHPQKVDALTRILEVENFDGMIIFVRTKHATEELAEKLRARGFSAAAINGDVAQVQRERTVDQLRNAKLDILVATDVAARGLDVPRISHVINHDIPTDTESYVHRIGRTGRAGRSGVAISFVTPRENHLLRAIEKTNKTTLTEMRLPSVSDVNAFRVSKFNDAIGQAMSDPQLALFRELIEDYERNNDVPALDIAAAIAVLSQDGQPLLLEEMPEPLRVPHKERSKDRAPRSGERRGFASYRLEVGKRHHVEPRQIVGALANEGGLSREDFGKIDIKPAFSIVELPVDLDPAVLDKLSGTRISGVLINIKPDKFDRGHKRGHTGPTGSPNKKWNATGGDSYAGAKKPRHKKRDK
- a CDS encoding alpha/beta fold hydrolase, producing MRRLTSLLIGLLAVGFLTAPAQAADKPLPVPYSFLPNALFGGVPGSDAPGTNDFGCKPSAAHPNPVVLVHGTAGNRSTNWQTYGPLLKNNGYCVFSLTYGSTLPLPYPGALGGFGDMRTSAGELQVFVDKVLASTGAREVDLIGHSQGTLMPNYYVKYLGGAAKVDKYISLAPVWNGTRLADPITLLRSVFLFTAEQTPVCVACAQFATGTEFMAQIQAGGTAAAGVRYTNIMTKYDELVVPYTSGAQPGMTNIVLQDRCAQDYSEHFEIASDRNASVLVLNALDPAHPRTLTCSVVLPFVGGI